One genomic region from Sphingobacterium sp. UGAL515B_05 encodes:
- a CDS encoding LamG-like jellyroll fold domain-containing protein has product MKRNTWKKYRFAAWGCLLLVVAFSCNKSIENKLEFGSEPKDLGLSANQFKIAYVVVEGAVGTIVGSEATDYGHMPNMAALSMNSVFSWNSVSSEHETLATDYADLLTGTEIEKHKVSDDQLNGNNLATYPTFFKRIKQYKGSRTALLTSNPLVPTLIEANSVDNNKVLSTDAEVLSATKDELSKDEATFVMATFSSVRQVGEQTGYGSENDKYIQALATFDDQLGEIRKTITNRKNYKNERWLIVVASTNGGKYTLNPALQDGSVFAIPERNNFVLMNNPEFSYKLVERMETVDPAWTSSAVRYSEANGSANLPAAQAALYNLGTGVDAGDYTIQLKLKVNEMNGRNGKAGTAQNGVIFGKQNSAANFPAGWSITYNGGSGWRFIGNSSTGANYAIDGTAFDLDTWYTLTVKIYKDGNNRIVKMYRDGDLKSTNTTFAGRNLSSDSPLKLGYYEGSYGNNGGFAHTIADVRIYKAAIPDDVIKAISCSTMAISTSPFYNDLIGYWPADDGGAILKDKSKNKRNFELTGSYVWNSFSERGASLCPTLPERMDRYVVRTVDAPLMIYNWMNILEVGQFNLDAQSWSPAFSNN; this is encoded by the coding sequence ATGAAAAGAAATACATGGAAAAAATATAGGTTTGCTGCTTGGGGTTGTCTACTATTGGTCGTTGCGTTTTCCTGCAACAAAAGCATAGAGAATAAACTTGAGTTTGGCTCAGAACCTAAGGATCTAGGCTTAAGTGCCAATCAATTCAAGATCGCGTATGTTGTCGTTGAAGGTGCTGTTGGGACAATTGTTGGCAGTGAAGCAACAGATTATGGGCATATGCCCAATATGGCTGCGCTCAGTATGAACAGCGTTTTTAGCTGGAATTCCGTTAGTAGTGAACACGAAACATTGGCCACAGATTATGCTGACCTGCTGACAGGTACTGAAATTGAAAAACATAAAGTCAGTGATGATCAATTGAACGGCAATAATCTAGCAACCTATCCGACGTTCTTCAAACGGATTAAACAATATAAAGGGAGCCGAACGGCACTATTGACCTCCAATCCACTCGTGCCAACACTGATTGAAGCGAATAGTGTGGACAATAATAAAGTCCTGTCTACAGATGCTGAGGTGTTAAGTGCAACAAAGGATGAATTGAGTAAGGATGAGGCTACGTTTGTCATGGCAACGTTTTCCAGTGTTCGACAAGTGGGAGAACAGACAGGATATGGTTCTGAGAATGATAAATATATCCAGGCATTGGCCACGTTTGATGACCAACTTGGCGAGATAAGAAAAACGATAACCAATCGTAAAAATTATAAAAACGAACGTTGGCTGATTGTTGTCGCTTCGACTAATGGGGGGAAATATACCCTTAATCCGGCACTGCAAGATGGTAGTGTATTTGCGATCCCAGAACGCAATAATTTTGTCCTAATGAATAACCCGGAGTTTAGCTACAAATTAGTAGAACGCATGGAAACGGTAGATCCGGCATGGACAAGTTCGGCGGTGCGGTATTCTGAAGCGAATGGATCTGCAAATTTACCTGCGGCTCAAGCGGCATTATATAATTTGGGTACGGGCGTAGATGCCGGGGACTATACCATACAATTGAAACTGAAAGTTAATGAAATGAATGGTCGAAATGGTAAGGCTGGTACAGCCCAAAATGGCGTAATTTTCGGAAAGCAAAACAGCGCTGCAAATTTTCCAGCTGGTTGGTCTATTACATATAATGGAGGCTCAGGTTGGAGGTTTATTGGGAATAGTTCAACTGGAGCAAATTATGCTATAGATGGAACAGCTTTCGATCTCGATACTTGGTATACATTGACCGTAAAAATTTACAAGGACGGAAATAACCGTATTGTGAAGATGTATAGAGATGGCGATCTAAAAAGTACGAATACGACATTTGCTGGTCGGAATTTAAGTTCTGATAGTCCACTAAAATTGGGCTATTATGAGGGGTCTTATGGAAATAATGGTGGTTTTGCTCATACTATTGCTGATGTTAGAATCTATAAGGCAGCGATTCCGGATGACGTGATTAAAGCAATATCCTGTTCAACGATGGCAATCTCTACAAGTCCCTTTTACAATGATTTGATTGGCTATTGGCCTGCTGACGACGGTGGCGCAATACTGAAAGACAAAAGTAAGAATAAACGAAATTTTGAGTTGACAGGAAGTTATGTTTGGAATAGTTTTTCAGAACGGGGTGCCTCATTGTGCCCGACTTTGCCGGAGCGCATGGATCGTTATGTTGTTCGTACAGTTGATGCCCCATTGATGATCTATAACTGGATGAATATCCTTGAGGTAGGACAATTTAATTTGGATGCCCAAAGCTGGTCTCCAGCATTTTCCAATAATTAA
- a CDS encoding fasciclin domain-containing protein, whose amino-acid sequence MKLNNILAAVILLLTVLASCSNKDYFEDSGVHDPHFKGNMMEYLESKAQRPEDPFDTLVQIIRYAGMEDVLKNEKITFFAPPDPAFESALFNLNFNLYILGRDTIKSFKDVKPEVYRRLLSQYIIKGDYGLTDFRQVDTTAKYAFGGQIYQTYNADEAINVGVVFHDLKNGDATIKYGGPRQLMVSYIPDFTNPTQGWISTFVASSNIQPTNGRVHVLNYRNHIFGFMGTRFTDLAMELGIDYNTK is encoded by the coding sequence ATGAAATTAAATAATATCCTAGCTGCGGTAATCTTATTGCTTACCGTTTTGGCATCTTGTAGCAACAAAGATTATTTTGAAGATAGCGGTGTTCATGATCCTCATTTTAAGGGTAATATGATGGAGTATTTGGAGTCCAAAGCCCAGCGCCCTGAGGATCCGTTTGATACATTGGTTCAGATTATTCGTTACGCGGGCATGGAAGATGTCCTGAAAAATGAAAAGATTACTTTTTTCGCTCCACCGGATCCGGCGTTTGAAAGTGCGCTATTCAATCTGAATTTCAACCTATATATATTGGGCAGGGATACGATTAAATCGTTTAAAGATGTGAAACCCGAGGTTTATCGTCGTTTGTTGAGTCAATATATTATTAAAGGAGATTATGGTTTGACAGATTTCAGACAAGTGGATACAACTGCCAAATACGCGTTTGGTGGTCAGATCTATCAGACCTATAATGCAGATGAAGCAATCAATGTTGGTGTTGTCTTTCATGACCTGAAAAATGGCGACGCTACGATCAAGTACGGCGGACCGAGACAATTGATGGTTTCTTATATCCCGGACTTTACAAATCCTACCCAAGGTTGGATCAGTACTTTTGTGGCGTCTTCCAATATTCAGCCAACTAATGGTCGGGTGCATGTTCTCAATTACAGAAACCACATCTTTGGGTTTATGGGGACTCGATTCACGGATTTAGCTATGGAGCTCGGAATAGATTATAATACGAAATAA
- a CDS encoding DUF5007 domain-containing protein, giving the protein MNRKYIQLMFLVAIFLLSGCKKNFPSDLDAFSLDMNFTQTEFKPILGQTTQFQDIFNAGESTLPLSFRISAVRTFEGKEAPELLKLFPVSIWKQPYTGTEKSLAEIQAKRDTVMRPLWEIAQHSGNLTMHGTSNSTVLKSYPDSGYYFDVEVSSNGGRRFFKNMLLTPLKEQPYAPFVERGILRPTITMNLLGDSTRTLVQPQIWFYKKGEGSSLSFKFLGPDLQPIKLSRFNNTNWDKLVHGFNKTFDKDSTSVRYDVAYPIPLVPTLATEWTSGGRASTSFTFTRIAFGGIREFSGVRFDFNIYEKGDWEIIFFFPDEAPLFDND; this is encoded by the coding sequence ATGAATCGAAAATATATTCAATTAATGTTCCTTGTAGCCATATTTCTTTTATCTGGCTGTAAGAAAAACTTTCCCTCCGATTTAGATGCGTTTAGTTTGGATATGAACTTTACACAGACGGAATTTAAACCAATTTTAGGGCAAACAACTCAATTTCAGGATATTTTTAATGCTGGTGAATCCACCTTACCCTTGAGTTTTCGAATTTCTGCCGTCCGAACCTTTGAAGGAAAGGAAGCACCGGAGCTGCTAAAATTGTTTCCGGTATCCATCTGGAAGCAACCTTATACGGGGACTGAAAAATCTTTAGCAGAAATACAGGCAAAAAGGGATACTGTAATGAGGCCCCTTTGGGAGATCGCGCAGCATTCGGGAAATTTAACAATGCACGGTACAAGTAATTCTACTGTGTTGAAATCATATCCAGATTCCGGTTATTATTTTGATGTAGAAGTCAGCAGTAATGGCGGTCGTAGATTCTTTAAGAATATGTTGTTGACGCCATTGAAAGAACAACCTTACGCTCCTTTTGTTGAGAGGGGGATTTTACGCCCAACAATAACAATGAATTTGTTGGGAGATTCTACCCGAACCCTGGTGCAGCCCCAAATATGGTTCTATAAGAAAGGCGAAGGAAGTTCGCTAAGTTTTAAATTCCTTGGACCTGACTTGCAACCCATAAAATTGTCAAGATTTAATAATACAAATTGGGATAAGTTGGTGCATGGTTTCAATAAAACGTTTGATAAAGATTCTACTTCGGTACGTTATGATGTCGCTTATCCTATTCCGTTGGTTCCTACATTAGCCACAGAATGGACTTCAGGTGGGCGAGCTTCGACGTCCTTTACTTTTACAAGGATTGCATTCGGCGGAATTCGAGAATTTTCAGGAGTACGATTCGATTTCAATATTTATGAAAAAGGGGATTGGGAGATTATATTTTTCTTCCCGGATGAGGCTCCTTTATTTGACAACGATTAA
- a CDS encoding DUF5008 domain-containing protein translates to MNITKYILAGTFMLSLYSCSNKLEYGPDPYAGGKEPVDVVFGEVAPSPSQAKPGAEVVFSIRGLLKYKDQLKFYINNMQAQVTNISDSTLTGIVPEDCSTGGVKIVVDGQIFAGPMLPIVGKLSIDPTFQSGIGANSPIYSILRTSANQVFIGGNFTDYNGNAASTKITGIARISNSGEFVRGMQFGQGVTGTITSMVEMNNKDILISGNITQYDTIKLVRNMTTISSTGALQVKSTPILNLTSDPAKSNLIVPIFNGGTLSPIVKTFYQNNKVTVVGQFGQYVNNYYTRSTYDNILMDIFPMGGVARMQADGALDDSYFVNKTTLPNKGFEGVNGIIADAVLQDDGKLILVGAFTRFNNTQNANNIVRLKSDGNFDADFQVGSGANGFVSNISYSKLTKKYLVTGSFTMFNGKPANGMVLLNEDGSSDANFQSLGFASGFPGYAVQLSNSLILVTGSFGKYNNIIREGLMIIDSKGNLVEDFNNTGRLVGTIHDSLEGTNNLGQKTITLVGRIQSFNGKNNLGNIVRLTLLD, encoded by the coding sequence ATGAACATAACGAAATATATCCTTGCAGGAACTTTTATGCTTAGTCTGTATTCGTGCAGTAATAAGCTAGAATACGGGCCAGATCCATATGCAGGAGGTAAGGAACCGGTGGATGTTGTTTTTGGGGAGGTGGCGCCATCTCCTTCCCAAGCAAAACCCGGAGCAGAAGTAGTATTCAGTATACGAGGCTTATTGAAATACAAAGATCAACTGAAATTCTATATCAATAATATGCAGGCACAAGTCACCAATATAAGTGATTCGACCTTGACAGGTATTGTCCCTGAAGATTGTAGTACCGGTGGGGTCAAAATTGTCGTTGATGGACAGATATTTGCCGGTCCGATGTTGCCTATCGTTGGTAAGCTTTCTATTGACCCAACTTTCCAATCTGGCATAGGAGCGAATAGTCCTATCTATTCGATTTTAAGGACATCCGCCAATCAGGTATTTATCGGCGGCAATTTTACAGACTATAATGGTAATGCAGCATCGACCAAAATTACAGGTATTGCACGGATCAGCAATAGTGGTGAGTTTGTGCGTGGGATGCAATTTGGCCAAGGTGTGACAGGTACGATCACATCGATGGTTGAAATGAACAATAAGGATATTTTAATCTCAGGCAATATCACGCAGTACGATACCATAAAGCTGGTGCGAAATATGACTACGATCAGTAGTACAGGAGCACTGCAGGTGAAATCTACACCGATCCTTAACCTAACTTCTGATCCGGCTAAAAGTAACCTGATCGTGCCGATTTTTAATGGTGGTACATTATCGCCAATCGTAAAAACTTTTTACCAAAATAATAAGGTAACTGTGGTTGGTCAGTTTGGCCAGTATGTCAACAATTATTATACTCGATCTACTTATGACAATATCTTGATGGATATTTTTCCAATGGGAGGTGTGGCCCGCATGCAGGCCGATGGCGCATTGGATGATAGCTATTTTGTTAATAAAACGACGCTGCCTAATAAAGGTTTTGAGGGTGTTAACGGTATAATTGCCGACGCAGTTTTGCAAGACGATGGCAAATTGATCTTAGTTGGAGCATTTACACGCTTTAACAATACACAAAATGCCAATAACATTGTCCGATTAAAAAGCGACGGGAATTTTGATGCAGATTTTCAAGTTGGTAGTGGAGCTAATGGTTTTGTATCTAATATAAGTTATTCTAAGCTGACAAAAAAATACCTAGTGACAGGTAGTTTTACCATGTTTAATGGAAAACCTGCCAATGGGATGGTGCTGCTCAATGAAGACGGGAGCAGTGACGCAAATTTCCAAAGCCTAGGTTTTGCATCTGGATTTCCAGGTTATGCGGTACAGTTGTCCAATAGTCTCATTCTGGTCACGGGATCCTTTGGCAAGTATAATAATATTATCCGCGAGGGTTTGATGATAATCGATTCGAAGGGAAATTTAGTAGAAGATTTTAACAACACAGGTAGGCTGGTCGGTACGATACATGACTCCTTAGAAGGAACCAATAACCTGGGACAAAAAACAATTACCCTTGTCGGTCGTATCCAATCCTTTAATGGAAAAAATAATTTAGGCAATATCGTTCGATTGACTTTATTGGATTAG
- a CDS encoding fasciclin domain-containing protein, with amino-acid sequence MKTIRKYCGVGIFGLLFGFILTSCNKTEGYYDFQNQENLFSGNTIAYFESKPEVYDSLMHALAFFPELKNQLASESLTVFAPTNASFQSAINNFNLIRKNQKKAPLYIKDLDKDQLDILLSKYIVKGIVTTDSMLYVDGLFVHTLTHDQPMHAQRVKQEASGLVDGGLVTVFYSDTKGSNFTQYWTRSATQAVNIKTQNGVVHILANGHEFGFGEFLNRFNL; translated from the coding sequence ATGAAAACTATAAGAAAATATTGTGGTGTCGGAATATTCGGTTTATTGTTTGGTTTTATACTAACAAGTTGCAATAAAACAGAAGGTTATTATGATTTTCAAAATCAAGAAAATCTATTCTCCGGAAATACGATAGCATATTTCGAATCCAAACCTGAGGTCTATGATTCCTTGATGCATGCATTGGCCTTTTTTCCCGAACTCAAAAATCAGCTTGCTTCAGAGAGCTTAACTGTCTTTGCACCAACCAATGCGTCATTTCAGTCTGCAATCAACAATTTCAATTTGATCAGAAAGAATCAGAAGAAAGCGCCCTTGTATATTAAAGATCTAGATAAGGATCAGTTGGATATCCTATTGAGCAAGTATATCGTGAAGGGAATTGTAACAACGGATTCCATGCTCTATGTTGATGGTTTATTTGTGCATACTTTGACACATGATCAACCTATGCACGCACAGCGCGTGAAACAAGAAGCATCTGGATTGGTGGATGGTGGATTGGTCACCGTATTCTATAGTGATACAAAGGGATCCAATTTTACCCAATATTGGACACGCTCCGCTACACAAGCTGTTAATATTAAGACGCAAAATGGTGTCGTTCATATCTTGGCCAATGGTCATGAGTTCGGATTTGGTGAATTCTTAAACCGCTTTAACCTGTAA
- a CDS encoding SusC/RagA family TonB-linked outer membrane protein, whose protein sequence is MRRYILIACLLLIVRLVTAQETVNVAGFVQDQTTRSGVSDVTIRSTKLNKALGSSDKRGSFKVTAPKDDILIFTSTGYKTTTQSLVDRKAFIFTIYMTRDENMLKEVVVQGFMTRRRETLTGSSMTIDGKQLQDNPVSNVTELLQGKVAGMNVQVNSGQPGVRASVLVRGLSNISVSGSGQDAFLTPTSPLYIVDGVPVDDNTDFQYGFNSAGAGISPISLIPPEDIQSVDVLKDAAATALYGSRGAYGVIRITTKRGLSKVPIIQYSTNQFFNLPPKLRNVLGGKNERLSRINQILGYSGGYYHGRDLIFDNQILSDSLNPYFNNSTNWQDVFYRPTYSQSHNVNASGGDATFNYKINGQYFTQKGIVQNTGFDRYTLTMNSEYRPTDRFRMFVNMAGNIGRQQTGTGTAVSQGGVANSASASSLLPAPNSPFVDPTVAASILGRNDNRMTDIKSNVELEYELIPGLRAKNNFSYNYISDRTDNFSPGISNNNISKLYNYDSQRNTIYNMAQLTYIKSWGPEDKHILTTYVFNELNLMNLKAKAQEKTGFGNDQLEGPLGYGSSKGGVLNNASDVRSAGFAGALSYNYMSKYIVDFTYRFDKSSSVGPDVPWQKNPSISARWNMQKESFLKDAAENWLDYLSLRAGWGKNIVPTGTVFDANGKYIFTGEFNNNPTIGFDWKQMPNSKLIPSTTTSTSLAVEAGILNNRITTIQEFYYKQVDNMLWERNLADHNGYSMLKGNDVSMVNYGYEFTFMFRPLPQNSPVNWNISLNGAINNDILTRLPDNARQYIVRDNSGNGFDTYYRLGRNSMSYLLYDYRGVFPTNESVPINPETGETYKTIRDGKTYYFQAGDPYWTDLNGDYILDDRDRVIVGNAQPKVTGGLSTFIQYKNISLNVNTSYTLKRDVINAAMAGQMNSYGNPLFGDTRGQKNSALLPMDGYDFWTNYGDNAFLPNPFDYSRNGGVKPFRPNQTLFLEDGSYWKINSITLAYNFPRQWTSKYKITSLRVYGTANNVYTFSKYTGPNPEGVTAMGYGRSDGYPTPKTYTVGLNVQF, encoded by the coding sequence ATGAGAAGATATATACTAATTGCTTGTTTACTATTGATCGTTAGGCTTGTCACGGCGCAAGAAACGGTGAATGTAGCAGGTTTCGTGCAAGATCAGACCACACGAAGTGGTGTTTCTGATGTAACGATTAGGTCCACCAAATTGAATAAAGCACTGGGGTCGTCAGACAAAAGAGGATCTTTTAAGGTGACGGCTCCGAAAGATGATATCCTAATTTTTACAAGTACAGGCTATAAGACTACAACACAATCATTGGTAGATCGAAAAGCGTTCATCTTTACTATTTACATGACCAGAGATGAAAACATGTTGAAGGAAGTCGTCGTTCAGGGATTTATGACGCGTAGACGCGAGACCTTGACAGGTTCATCGATGACCATCGACGGTAAACAATTACAAGACAATCCTGTTTCCAATGTGACTGAATTGTTGCAAGGAAAAGTAGCGGGGATGAACGTCCAGGTAAATAGCGGTCAACCTGGGGTGAGAGCATCGGTCTTAGTACGTGGTTTATCCAATATTTCAGTTAGCGGATCAGGGCAAGACGCTTTTTTGACACCAACCTCACCATTATATATTGTGGATGGTGTGCCAGTTGATGACAATACAGACTTTCAATATGGATTTAATAGCGCCGGTGCGGGTATTAGTCCGATTTCATTAATCCCTCCAGAGGATATACAATCTGTTGACGTCTTGAAAGATGCTGCAGCTACCGCATTATACGGTTCTAGGGGAGCATATGGGGTCATCCGGATCACCACAAAAAGAGGGCTTTCCAAGGTGCCGATTATTCAGTATTCGACCAATCAATTTTTTAATCTGCCACCTAAATTACGCAATGTTTTGGGCGGAAAAAACGAACGTCTCTCGCGGATCAATCAAATATTGGGGTATTCGGGAGGTTATTATCACGGTCGGGATCTTATTTTTGACAATCAAATACTTTCGGATAGTCTCAATCCATATTTTAATAATTCGACGAATTGGCAAGATGTATTTTACCGACCGACGTATAGTCAGTCGCACAACGTAAATGCTTCCGGAGGAGATGCGACATTCAATTATAAGATTAATGGCCAGTACTTTACACAAAAAGGTATTGTGCAAAATACTGGTTTCGACCGTTATACCTTGACGATGAACTCGGAGTACCGACCAACTGACCGTTTTCGCATGTTTGTGAATATGGCCGGAAATATTGGTCGTCAACAGACGGGTACGGGAACTGCCGTTAGTCAGGGTGGGGTAGCTAATTCGGCGTCGGCATCGTCATTGCTTCCAGCCCCAAATTCACCTTTTGTTGATCCAACGGTGGCCGCGAGTATCTTGGGACGCAACGATAACCGAATGACAGATATCAAATCCAATGTCGAATTGGAATATGAACTTATCCCAGGATTGCGTGCAAAAAATAACTTTAGTTACAATTACATCAGTGATCGTACGGATAATTTTTCGCCGGGTATTTCGAACAATAATATTTCCAAATTATATAATTACGACTCGCAGCGGAATACCATCTATAATATGGCGCAGCTGACTTACATTAAATCTTGGGGACCTGAGGATAAGCATATTCTAACTACTTATGTGTTTAATGAGTTAAACCTCATGAATTTGAAAGCGAAAGCGCAGGAAAAAACAGGTTTTGGTAATGATCAGCTGGAAGGCCCCTTAGGTTATGGTTCATCAAAAGGTGGCGTTTTAAATAATGCGTCGGATGTGCGTTCTGCGGGATTTGCCGGAGCGTTAAGCTATAATTATATGTCGAAATATATTGTGGATTTTACCTATCGTTTTGATAAATCCTCAAGTGTTGGCCCAGATGTTCCATGGCAAAAAAATCCATCGATTTCTGCAAGATGGAATATGCAAAAAGAAAGCTTTTTGAAAGATGCTGCAGAAAATTGGTTGGATTACCTGTCCCTCCGTGCCGGTTGGGGTAAAAATATTGTACCTACAGGAACTGTATTTGATGCCAATGGTAAATATATTTTTACAGGGGAATTTAATAATAACCCAACCATTGGATTTGATTGGAAACAAATGCCGAATAGTAAGTTGATCCCTTCAACTACCACGTCCACCAGTTTGGCCGTGGAGGCGGGTATTTTAAACAATAGGATTACCACAATTCAGGAGTTTTATTACAAGCAAGTGGATAATATGCTATGGGAACGCAACCTAGCGGATCACAATGGTTATAGTATGCTGAAAGGGAATGATGTGAGTATGGTGAACTATGGTTATGAATTTACTTTCATGTTTAGACCGCTTCCACAAAATAGCCCAGTCAATTGGAATATTTCGTTGAACGGTGCTATTAATAATGATATTCTAACACGTCTTCCGGATAATGCAAGACAATATATTGTCCGAGATAATAGTGGGAATGGTTTCGATACTTATTATCGCCTCGGCCGCAATAGCATGTCCTATTTGTTGTACGATTATCGTGGGGTATTCCCAACCAATGAGTCCGTTCCAATTAATCCTGAAACCGGTGAAACCTACAAAACGATCCGTGATGGAAAAACGTATTATTTTCAGGCGGGTGATCCGTACTGGACAGATTTAAATGGTGATTACATACTCGATGATCGTGACCGGGTGATTGTTGGAAATGCGCAGCCAAAAGTGACGGGAGGCTTGTCGACTTTTATCCAATATAAAAACATTAGTTTAAATGTTAATACATCCTATACCTTAAAGCGTGATGTGATCAATGCGGCTATGGCGGGTCAGATGAATTCTTACGGTAACCCCTTGTTTGGTGATACACGTGGACAAAAAAATTCAGCACTCTTACCGATGGATGGTTATGATTTTTGGACAAATTATGGCGACAATGCATTTTTGCCTAATCCATTTGATTATTCACGAAATGGCGGTGTAAAACCTTTCCGTCCAAATCAGACCTTATTTTTGGAAGATGGATCTTATTGGAAAATCAATAGCATTACATTAGCTTATAATTTCCCCCGACAATGGACATCGAAATATAAGATTACTTCCTTACGTGTCTATGGTACTGCCAATAATGTGTACACCTTTTCTAAATACACGGGCCCCAACCCAGAGGGTGTAACCGCGATGGGATACGGCCGATCAGATGGCTATCCAACACCAAAAACGTACACTGTTGGTCTAAATGTTCAATTCTAA
- a CDS encoding RagB/SusD family nutrient uptake outer membrane protein: MKKNNLLQLICAVALIIGISSCKKFLNVEPTDSLSGNNFWRDKNDAETFTREIYRLFRVGVGIDRPILLVGDFRNAPVLRTATFPNRLDITYISRGDIRTLVNTVRPEPGTDADRFWTYNVEWDKISDWTPIYKVIQSANILYSLVPKVAENDPSFSQAEVKAYQAEAVFMRSMSYFVMLRLFGDVPYFTDAYNQDPLPRTKHIQVAKACLEDLEKVKDDLPWTYADPANRGVRAMKGSALALMMHLNMWLAGFDKANEKTYYEAVDRFGDELYNDGVLESKAYELLPINRVAEVFNGRSKEGLFEIPNNVNYGESYSNTRKTYFAHVLHAPYFILNQTTTNLSELTYRPEYMHTLYPDGEQDGRIKYWFTDPKGDNFMFSGTGAFTFFKFFNLALGEGNTAQSLGNYQIMLRLADAILLQAEANANLGDETKATTLLNMIRARAEAGLYPASNNYDNNLKDAIYWERCKELMGEGHYYYDLVRTGKLYDAKYCFNPVTYSDYLQEAWTWPINPKAMNNNPYMTLNNYWK; encoded by the coding sequence ATGAAAAAGAATAACCTCTTACAACTGATTTGTGCAGTTGCATTAATCATAGGAATATCTTCATGTAAGAAATTTTTAAATGTGGAACCGACCGATAGTCTTTCGGGTAATAATTTCTGGCGTGATAAAAACGATGCGGAAACATTTACACGAGAAATATATCGTCTCTTTCGCGTCGGGGTAGGTATCGACCGTCCTATTCTGTTGGTCGGTGATTTCCGCAACGCACCTGTTTTGCGTACGGCAACCTTTCCTAATCGACTTGATATAACTTATATATCGCGGGGTGATATTCGAACCTTGGTGAATACTGTTCGTCCGGAACCTGGAACAGATGCCGATCGTTTCTGGACTTACAATGTCGAATGGGATAAAATCAGTGATTGGACGCCTATTTATAAAGTGATTCAGTCCGCTAATATTTTATATTCCCTAGTGCCAAAAGTCGCGGAAAATGATCCTTCATTTTCACAAGCGGAAGTGAAGGCTTATCAAGCTGAAGCTGTATTTATGCGTAGTATGTCCTATTTCGTAATGTTGCGTCTATTTGGGGATGTGCCTTACTTTACCGATGCTTACAACCAGGATCCTCTTCCACGGACAAAGCATATTCAAGTTGCCAAAGCCTGTTTGGAAGACTTGGAGAAAGTAAAAGACGACCTGCCTTGGACTTATGCAGATCCTGCTAATCGTGGGGTACGAGCCATGAAAGGTTCGGCTCTAGCCTTGATGATGCATCTGAATATGTGGCTTGCTGGTTTTGATAAGGCAAATGAAAAAACATATTATGAGGCTGTTGACCGTTTCGGTGATGAGCTTTACAATGATGGTGTGTTAGAAAGTAAAGCCTATGAGCTATTACCGATCAATAGGGTTGCCGAGGTATTTAATGGACGTTCAAAAGAGGGATTATTTGAAATCCCCAATAATGTGAATTATGGTGAATCCTATTCAAATACACGGAAGACTTATTTCGCCCATGTATTGCATGCGCCTTATTTTATTTTGAATCAGACAACGACTAATTTAAGCGAGTTAACGTATCGGCCAGAATACATGCACACGCTGTATCCCGATGGCGAACAAGATGGACGGATCAAATATTGGTTTACCGACCCAAAGGGTGACAATTTTATGTTTTCGGGAACAGGTGCTTTTACTTTTTTTAAATTTTTTAATCTCGCATTAGGTGAGGGCAATACCGCACAGTCATTAGGTAACTATCAGATTATGCTTCGTTTAGCTGACGCAATTCTATTGCAGGCCGAGGCTAACGCTAATTTGGGCGACGAAACTAAGGCTACTACCTTACTTAATATGATTCGGGCGCGTGCCGAGGCGGGGCTGTATCCCGCTAGCAATAATTACGATAATAACCTGAAAGATGCGATTTACTGGGAGCGATGCAAAGAGCTGATGGGAGAAGGACATTATTATTATGACCTAGTGCGTACTGGGAAGCTATACGATGCTAAATATTGTTTTAATCCGGTTACTTATAGCGACTATCTGCAGGAAGCCTGGACTTGGCCGATCAATCCAAAAGCGATGAACAACAATCCCTACATGACATTAAATAACTACTGGAAATAG